The following proteins are co-located in the Sporolactobacillus pectinivorans genome:
- the rpmF gene encoding 50S ribosomal protein L32, producing the protein MAVPKRRTSTTRKNKRRTHFKLAVPGMVKCDNCGEYKLAHRVCPNCGSYKGETIVEK; encoded by the coding sequence GTGGCAGTACCTAAGAGAAGAACATCGACTACTCGCAAGAACAAGCGGCGTACACATTTCAAACTGGCCGTTCCGGGCATGGTGAAATGTGATAACTGCGGTGAATATAAATTAGCACATCGTGTATGTCCGAATTGCGGCTCATACAAGGGTGAAACAATCGTAGAAAAATAA
- a CDS encoding SepM family pheromone-processing serine protease, whose translation MQRQKRIFLQLFVIIMVLALAACYVIRLPYFIQSPGKAQSMTQMVKVRGGYPVNGDYSLVYIYLGQANVYEYLWAKLGGNKYTTLVNENAVKLPNEDDKAYNLRQENYMTEAQQSAAYIAYKAAGKKPKLLQQGVLVLDTISAMPNAKVLKSGDLIVGVGNHKISSTNEMEGLLRKKKLGDHFDLTIVRNKHMEKVNVQIARFPKSIAGSSKSQGIGIYQSDQFKVDVKPPVQFNITNIGGPSAGLMMTLDIYDQLTRQDLAKGRNIAGTGTIELDGTVGPIGGIADKIVGANKSGVKIFFAPVADHEYDTARETAKAIGSHMKIVPVRTFNDAKNYLLK comes from the coding sequence TTGCAGCGTCAAAAAAGAATTTTTCTACAGTTATTTGTTATTATTATGGTGCTGGCCCTTGCTGCATGTTATGTGATCAGGCTGCCGTATTTTATCCAGAGCCCCGGCAAGGCCCAGTCGATGACTCAGATGGTGAAAGTCCGCGGCGGTTATCCCGTGAACGGAGATTATAGCCTGGTATATATATACCTTGGACAGGCCAATGTTTATGAGTATCTCTGGGCAAAGTTGGGCGGAAACAAGTACACGACTCTGGTTAATGAAAATGCGGTTAAACTGCCGAATGAAGATGACAAGGCTTATAATCTGCGTCAGGAAAATTATATGACCGAAGCGCAGCAAAGCGCAGCTTATATCGCATACAAAGCGGCGGGAAAGAAGCCGAAACTGCTTCAACAGGGTGTGCTGGTGCTTGATACTATATCCGCTATGCCCAATGCGAAAGTTTTGAAATCCGGAGATCTGATTGTCGGTGTGGGAAATCACAAAATTTCTTCGACCAATGAGATGGAAGGGCTCTTGAGGAAGAAGAAACTGGGTGATCATTTTGATCTGACGATTGTTCGAAATAAACATATGGAAAAAGTCAATGTCCAGATAGCCAGGTTCCCCAAAAGTATCGCCGGGAGTAGTAAAAGCCAGGGCATCGGCATTTATCAGAGCGATCAGTTCAAGGTGGATGTGAAGCCGCCTGTCCAGTTCAATATAACAAATATCGGTGGACCTTCCGCTGGCCTGATGATGACGCTTGATATTTATGATCAGCTCACCCGTCAGGATTTAGCAAAGGGGCGCAACATAGCCGGAACCGGTACGATCGAGCTGGATGGAACCGTTGGACCAATCGGCGGCATTGCGGACAAAATCGTAGGAGCCAATAAATCTGGAGTGAAAATTTTCTTTGCGCCAGTTGCCGATCACGAATATGACACGGCTCGGGAAACAGCGAAAGCAATCGGATCGCATATGAAGATCGTTCCTGTCCGCACGTTCAATGATGCAAAAAACTATTTATTGAAATAA
- a CDS encoding nucleotidyltransferase has product MLIAGVVTEYNPLHNGHLYQLDQIRHTLSPDLIIATMSGDFVQRGEPSLVSKWDRVCMALRAGVDLVIELPYIFAVGKADIFAGGAVSVLDQIGVSHLVFGSEAGRIAPFTKTLHLIESKQLEYRRELMDALKQGISYPNAHAAAYHHLAAMSQTADLVDLTQPNNILGYQYIRAIWNRGSHIEPITIQRKESGHNDSFFTENSPIASASSIRDHLLTNKEWDEAADKIPSFTRSLLKTVKEHQDFANWETFFPFLKFRLLSSTPDQLAEIYEAEEGIEHRLLACIGRAQNFHDFISAVKTKRYTWSRLQRLCVHVLTSTGKSEARGQAASGEASYLRLLGMNRKGQKYLAMKRKELQIPLISKIRQHRLPALDLDVKAATLYDYLSGRSADQTAETSHPPVRYDEEKGQFLDANQ; this is encoded by the coding sequence ATGCTGATTGCCGGAGTCGTTACTGAATATAATCCGCTTCACAACGGTCATTTATACCAACTGGATCAAATTCGTCATACACTCTCGCCTGACTTGATCATTGCGACCATGAGCGGTGATTTCGTGCAGCGGGGAGAACCGTCGCTTGTTTCAAAATGGGACAGGGTTTGTATGGCTCTCCGTGCCGGAGTAGATCTCGTCATCGAACTGCCTTACATTTTTGCGGTTGGCAAAGCCGATATATTTGCCGGCGGCGCCGTTTCTGTCCTTGATCAGATCGGCGTCTCCCACCTGGTTTTCGGAAGCGAAGCCGGCCGAATTGCTCCGTTCACAAAGACCCTGCATCTAATTGAAAGCAAACAGCTTGAATACCGCCGTGAATTAATGGACGCCCTGAAACAAGGCATCAGCTATCCGAACGCCCACGCTGCTGCATACCACCACCTGGCTGCCATGTCACAGACCGCTGATTTAGTCGATCTGACCCAGCCGAACAATATCCTCGGTTATCAGTACATCCGTGCCATATGGAATCGCGGGAGCCATATCGAGCCCATAACAATCCAGCGCAAAGAATCAGGGCATAATGATTCTTTTTTTACAGAAAACAGTCCGATTGCAAGTGCGAGCAGCATTCGTGACCATTTACTTACCAATAAAGAATGGGATGAAGCTGCTGATAAGATACCCTCCTTCACTCGCTCATTGCTGAAAACAGTAAAAGAGCATCAAGATTTTGCAAATTGGGAAACGTTTTTCCCGTTTCTGAAATTCAGGTTGCTCTCATCGACCCCGGATCAGCTCGCGGAGATTTATGAAGCTGAAGAAGGCATTGAACACCGCTTGCTCGCCTGTATTGGCCGTGCACAAAATTTTCATGATTTTATCTCCGCAGTTAAAACAAAACGTTATACTTGGTCGCGGCTGCAGCGCCTCTGTGTGCACGTCCTGACAAGTACAGGAAAAAGCGAAGCAAGGGGGCAGGCTGCATCCGGAGAAGCAAGTTATTTGCGGCTGCTCGGGATGAACCGGAAGGGTCAGAAATACCTGGCCATGAAACGAAAAGAACTGCAGATTCCCCTGATTTCCAAGATCAGGCAGCATCGGTTACCGGCACTTGATCTCGATGTAAAGGCAGCAACGCTCTACGATTATTTATCTGGAAGATCAGCTGATCAAACGGCCGAAACCAGCCACCCGCCAGTCCGTTATGACGAAGAAAAAGGACAGTTTCTCGATGCAAATCAATAA
- a CDS encoding YceD family protein, which translates to MSLSWSVPELLQHRQEGFGFHEEVVLPLELFRADPEVRNLSPVDVKGVVEFSKRSLTFHLQISGIMVLPCAISLEDVDYPFAISTSETFLLNGTEDSDLEKGEFVHEIEDEQIDLVPSLVEAILVEKPMRVVSERVRTEKLSGNGWELVTDEMAARQIDPRLEKLKKFFND; encoded by the coding sequence ATGTCTTTATCATGGTCAGTTCCCGAACTGCTTCAGCACAGGCAGGAGGGATTTGGTTTTCACGAAGAAGTCGTATTGCCTCTGGAATTGTTTCGAGCGGATCCTGAAGTGAGAAATTTGTCGCCTGTTGATGTAAAGGGCGTTGTTGAATTTTCAAAACGGTCGCTGACATTTCATCTGCAGATCAGTGGAATAATGGTGTTGCCTTGCGCAATTTCATTGGAAGATGTCGACTATCCTTTTGCTATCAGTACTTCAGAAACTTTTTTGCTGAACGGCACGGAAGATTCGGATCTTGAGAAAGGGGAATTTGTTCATGAAATTGAAGATGAGCAGATTGACCTTGTTCCTTCTCTTGTTGAAGCTATTCTGGTTGAAAAACCAATGCGCGTTGTCAGCGAGAGGGTCAGGACCGAAAAGTTATCCGGAAATGGCTGGGAGCTGGTAACGGATGAAATGGCAGCACGGCAGATTGATCCAAGGTTGGAGAAACTGAAGAAGTTTTTTAACGATTAA